The genome window CGAGCGCGGGCTTTGCCCGCGCAAGTTGTCCGGGGGACAGGTTCGGAAGGGGGGCGCAGCCCCCCTCCGAGGATAGCTATGCCACGACGGGCGATCATTCAGCGGCGCGAGGTCCTCCCCGACCCCAAGTACGGGAGCCGCCTCGTCGCCAAGTTCATCAACGCGATGATGGAGCGGGGCAAGCGGAGCCTGGCGGAACGGATCATGTACCAGTCGCTCGACTTGATGGGCGATCGCGCCAAGCAGGATCCGCTCAAGCTCTTCAAACAGGCCGTCGACAACGTCAAGCCGGCCCTCGAGGTCAAGTCCCGGCGTGTCGGGGGCTCGACCTACCAGGTGCCGGTGGAGGTCCGACCCGAGCGGCGGACCTCGCTGTCGATGCGCTGGATCGTGGGGTTCGCCCGCAAGCGTCCCGAGAAGACGATGCAGGACCGCTTGGCGGCCGAGCTCCTCGACGCGGCCAACAACCGGGGGGCGTCCGTCAAGAAGCGCGAGGATACCCACCGAATGGCCGAAGCCAACAAGGCGTTCGCCCACTACCGCTGGTAAGTCACTTCGGGGGGGTCTTCCGAGACCCCCCCGAGGCCCCCCCTCGGACAAGTTGCGGCGGCGGAGCC of Candidatus Methylomirabilota bacterium contains these proteins:
- the rpsG gene encoding 30S ribosomal protein S7, translating into MPRRAIIQRREVLPDPKYGSRLVAKFINAMMERGKRSLAERIMYQSLDLMGDRAKQDPLKLFKQAVDNVKPALEVKSRRVGGSTYQVPVEVRPERRTSLSMRWIVGFARKRPEKTMQDRLAAELLDAANNRGASVKKREDTHRMAEANKAFAHYRW